Sequence from the Maribacter algicola genome:
CGTTGGTCCCATGAGGAATCGGCATAGCGATAATATTCATCAATGTGGAGTGCGGGCGAAAAGGATTCGGCCGGAGGAGGATTTGGAGCCACATTATGCCTTGCATTCATATAGGTAAGAAGGTATCGGTCTGCGTTGATAGCTCCTTCATAGAGAGCCTTTATACCATTTTCGTAGCCGGATATATCATCTTGACTCCCTGCAATGAAAAAGGTAGGCTTTTTTAATCCTTTTAATCCTTCGGCATCCCAAACCCCTCGTGCCATACCCCATGGGGCAAAAGCTACTACCGCCTTTACACGCGGATCAATGGATTCTTGATAATCGGGATTGCTAGCTACAAGGGATTGGATAGCCGTGCTGCCCCCTGTCATTTGTCCGAAGAAACCAGCAGCACCATCACTATAACCCGCTCCACCCACATTTAAAACACCATAGCCACCCATGGAATAACCAATTATGCCCGTACGGTTTGCATCCGTAATTTTCCCAAGGGGGGTATTTGTCAAAGCTGCCATTTCATTTAAAACGAATTTAATGTCCTTGGCCCTATTTAACAAAGTACTGTAAAATGCATTTGCGTCCCTAAAAGTAGAATCGGTATGGTCAATGGCAACAACTACATACCCTTTGGATGCCAAATTTTCGGTGAGATAGGTCATCAAATAGCGCGAACCTACATACCCATGGGAGACTATGACCAAGGGAAACTTGCCTTCAGATGTTTTTGGTGCTGCGTCTCGAACGGCCCTGCCTTTAAAAGTAAAGGGAATCAATGGACGCAGGCTATCGCCACGCGTACCCATTACTTCTTCATAGGTAGTCAATGCGTTGGAGGCAGATTCTAATGCAGCAGGATACCAGACTTCAACGGTCAGCGGTCGGTCGTAAAATACCTCCTTCCCTGCTTTGGAATTTAGGATGTCGATTTGATTTTTATGTAAGAGCTTCATGGTTTGAACCCCTACGATGTGCTTGCCACGTGCGGCAAGTTCTGGCGCATCCGGTAAAGGATCACCATATAGAAATTCTTCCTGGGCATTAAGTGTTCTTGCCGAGCACAACGCTAGAAATAATACGACCAAAAATGGTAAGGAATATGTTTTTTTACCTTTCATGTTTGCGTTTTACGTTAGGTATTCAAGATACATAATTTTGATTATTTCCTAACGGGTAGGGCCAAATTTACAAGGCAGTTGGGACACTACGATATTCTATAAGGGTATTTCGTTAAATTGGCAGGTATGGCCAACTGCTTTTAGGATGTGCTTTTGAATGTTGGGTCTTTTACGTGCGATGCTTTCAGGAAAGCACTTTGGCACATTAAAGGACAATCGCGTATCTTGTATAGGCCCACCCTGTTCGCAATTTCAATGTTCCCCCGAAATATGTTATTGCAGCTATCCAGAAATGGGCCTGTTTTACGGGAACAAAGAAAGGGTACGGCACCAAACCAAAAAATACCTTTTAGCAGGGATATTGTTTATAAGCAAATATTGTTTTCTTAGACAAGAGCAATTTCTGAAATGTGTTTCTATGAATCTACAGGACATGAAAATCACGGCTCAAAAAGCCGGTAAAAAAGTGGTAAAGGAAGTGGACCACTTTGCTAAGTTGGAACGTTTTATTGCCGCTGTCCTCATTTTCACTCCCGCTATCTTATATTGGGCGGATTTGGGGTGCCGGGATACTTTTAGGGACAGTATTAGCAATTACCATTTTATGTGGGCAGGGCATTGGTTTGGGAGCCTATTGACCTTGGCTGCGGCCCTCTTCATCTATAACGGCGCCCAGCATATGTCCGCTCAAAAGGAAAAGCAGGCCTTGGTAAAAAAGGCCAAAAGCCGCTTTGGAAAGGGCTATAACATCATCTTTGGAGTGGCACTGTTTGGAGTGTTGTTCTTTGACCACATTACATTTAAATGGACCCACTACATTTTTGCCAGTATATTCTTTGTGGGCTGTGCCCTGGCCATGATCCTCACCCGTGAATCCAGAATAAACACTTTGGGCGATGTGTTGGGGGTATTGACCCTAGTATTCTTGGGATTCCATTTATTGCTGGAATATTTGGTTTGGAAGGACCACAACCCATTTACCCTCCTTTGGGCAGAATGGATCGGGCTCATCTTGATTGCCATTTATTTTATCGCGGAATCCCTACAACGTGACCGACAAGAAGTAGCAGCACACTTATACGATTAATATCCTTTTTTTATGTAGAACAGACTTCATTTCTTGGTTTACCTCCATTATTTTGGGATACTTAGCACAAAATATGTATAGGGGAGGTTGTTGTTCTGTTTGTTCTTCTAATATGTTTGGAGTTAAAGTTCTATAGAATATGATTTAATGCGCAACACCATTTTCCAGATTGCGCTCAATGTTCTAGTGAACAAGCACTTTACCCCGTAATCAACCAAGTATCTTTAGCGATAAAACACAAGGATGCACGAAAATTATATGCAAATGGCCATCACAAAGGCCAAGGAAGGAAAAAACGCCCCTACAGGCGGTGCTTTTGGCGCGGTCATCGTTTTAAACGATGAAATTGTATGCGCCGTTCACAACCAAGTAAAAAAGGAACAGGACATTACGCAGCATGCCGAGCTACACGCCATTCAAGTTGCCATCAAAAAACTGGGTAAGGACGGCTTAAAGGATTGTGTGTTATATACCAGTTGCGAACCCTGTATGATGTGTTTGGGAGCCTGTCATTGGGCACAGTTTAAAGCCATTTATTTTGGGGCCTCCGCCCAGGATGCCAAAGATTATGGATATGTGTATTCTAATTGTTACTACCAAATGGATAGTGACCAGCGGCACAAGGAATTTCGCATGACGCAGCTATTGGCCAAGGAGGCCATAGCGGTTTGGGAGGATTAGGGTGTTTCTCGTTAAGTGAGAAGGGAGGGGTCGGGTTTAGGTACAATAATTTTTCTCTTCATTTTCTTTGCTTCTTCAAAGAAAACGAAACAAAAGAAAGAAGACTTTCCAGTAGGAATTTTTACTTCGTAAAACCCATCTCGAAACTCGGCCGTTCCGTTGCACGGAACAGGTACCTTTCCGAGCTTTCTCGATGTATTCTTCTGGAAAGGAAAGCACAAATCCAACTTTTGGTTTTCAATTTGCTTATCCGAAGTTGTATAAGGGTTGGTTCGAAATGACATTAAGAGTGCTTCAGTCATTTCGAAGAAGCTCGCGACTTAGAAATCTTATTTCATAAGCCTAGATTTCTCATACTCGTTACACTCGACTTCGATTCCCTTCGGATACGCTCAGGGCGAGCCGCTCAGTCTGACAGATTCGAAATGACTGTTGTTTGTCCTGTAGTCATTCCGACAGAGTCTCGATAGTAATGGGGACGAGGAGAAATCCCATACTATAACTTAAGATTTCTCACGCTCCCCTACGCCAGGCTCCGGTTCGGTTCGAAATGATATTTGAGGCCCTTTTAGTCATTTCGAAGGAGCTTGCGACTGAGAAATCTAAAAAAGCTATTTTTAAAAATGCTTTTCAATTACTTTGTCTATATAGTGACCAATGAGAATAAGACGACTCTTTATATAGGGGTAACCAATGACATACAAAGAAGACTTTCCCAACATTATTTTGACAGTCAAAATACCAAAAAGTCCTTCGCCGGAAAATATAATTGTTATTATTTACTGTATTACGAAGGTTTTGAATCCATTGAAGAAGCGATTCAGAGAGAAAAAGAGTTGAAGAAGTGGCGTAGGGAGAAAAAGGACAAATTAATTACATCCTTTAATCCCGATTGGGAATTTTTGAACGACCAAGTGATTTAGATTTCTCACGCTTCCCTTCGCCAGGCTCCGGTTTGGTTCGAAATGACATTGAGAGTGCTTCAGTCATTTGAAGGAGCTTGCGACTGAGAAATCTCATTTCATAAGCCTGGATTTCTCATACTCGTTACACTCGATTCGAAATGACTGTTGTTTGTCCTGTAGTCATTTCGACAGAGTCCCGATAGTAATCGGGACGACGAGAAATCTAAATCAGTTAACCGTTCGTCAACTCCAAGCTATGGTCTACAAAAAGATGATCGTTCTGTACGTATTCTTCGCTCTAAATATAGAAACAAACACATTCCTGCGGCGTAGCAAAGTAAGTCCCAAGGGTCTTGCGTATAACGCACATTTACATGGGGCAAATATCCTTCGAAGTAGCCAGCGAACAGGGCCGTAACCACAACACATAAGATAGGAGACAATCGCAATTCATCATCCGATTTTATAAATCGCGCCCCTTCCAAACAAATTTTCAGCACAATGGGCATACATAAGAAATCGTTCAGATAATTATTTGCGAGCGATGGAAGGGACATCTCCAAACGTTGCGCCAAATAGACCAACACCGCAAGGAGTGAAAATACTGGAAAATAGTGTTTTTGAAATGTTAGAAAGGCCTGCTTCATCGGAATGCTTTTAAATCCTAAGCCGCAATATATCCGAAAACCAAGGCTAAAAATGAACCTATGGCAAGTACCACAATCCAAATGGAGTAAAAAAAGCGGGCGGTATACCGGATGACTATATTCTCATGTTGCTTTGCGTCTTCAAAAAAGAGCGTTATTTTATTTTTTTTCTTGACCTTTTGGGTTGCGCTCTTATCCTTGGCCTTTTGCTGGCGTTCGAGCTTTCTTTTTAAATTAATATTGATTATTTCCCCACAGTTTTTACAATAATCCCGATTTAAATTTTCGGTTCCACAATTTTGACAGGTTCTATAGGTGTCTACGGACATTTATTTAAAGTTGTTTTCGAGGTTATAGGTATTGGCTTAGGAATTCTTTTATTGATATTATAGAACATTGCTCTAACTATTCAACACCTCCAAAACCCGGTCTGGGGTAAAGGGCAGGTGCCGCAAGCGTTTGCCCGTCAATTTTAAAAAGGCATTGGCAATGGCCCCGGCCACCATAGGGGTAGCGGTCTCGCCAACGCCTTCCGGATGTTCTGCCGAGGGGATAATCACCGTTTCAATGCTATCGGGTACTTCCTGCATGCGCAAGAGGGGATAATTGTCGTAGTTGCTTTGTTGTACTTGGCCATCTACTATGGTAATCTGTTCCTTGAGTACGGAGCTGATGCCCATAATAATGCCCCCTTCCATCTGGGCCTTTACGTTGTCCGGTTGTACCACGACCCCGGCATCCAAGGCAATCCAAAAATGGTGCACGTTGATTTTCCCCGTATTCCGGTCCACGGATATTTCGCATACACCTGTTCCTAAGGAACCATGCTCCACAAAGGCAACACCCTTGGCACGTCCTTCGGGCGAAGGAGCATCCCAATTGGAGATTTCAGCTACTTTGTTCAGCGTGGCCAAGGCACGAGGGGAATCGGCCATGAGTTTTCTGCGTAAGGCCACCGGGTCCGTTCCTTGGTCATGGGCCACCTCGTCCAACATCGCCTCGATGGCAAATTTATTGGGCCCGTGCCCTACGGAACGCCAGTGTTTTAAGCGTACCCCATGGGAGGCTTCCCGCCATTCCACCCATTGGTTGGGGATGGCATAATGGTCGTTACGTGCCCCGCTGGCCACCAAATTGCCACCATCGCCAACCACGCAATGTGAGAATCCGGTGATATCGCCCTGTGCATTGGCACTTACTTTGAGTCGTTGTAAGGTCAGGGGCCGATAGCAACCGTAGGTCACATCGTCCTCCCGGGTCCACAGTAATTTTACGGGCTTGGGGGCCATTTCCTGGGCCAAGCGGCCGCATTCCAACACAAAATCGTTCATACTGCGCCGACCAAAGCCACCACCCAAATACTGTAGGTGTACATTGACGGCTTCGTGTGGAATGCCCAACAGGTCTGGGATACCCAATTTGGTATCCGCCCCTTGTTGACTGCCTACCCAAACTTCGGCACTTTGCCCGTCCGCCGCCACTTGGATGACCGCATTGAGGGGTTCCATTTGGGCGTGGTAGACATAGTCGTTCTTGAAGTCGGCCTCATAGGTTTTGGCCGCGGTCCGAAAAGCTTGGTCCACGTTGCCCACTTCATTCACCGTGGAACCTTTTTCAGGTGCACTCGCCATTTGGGCATATATAGGATACATATCCTGGGAATTAAATCCGGTGGCCTGGGCATCGCTCCATTGGATGTCCAAAGCCTTTTTTGCTTTCAAGGCAGCCTCCAAAGTCATGGCCACGACGCCTATGGCATGGTCAAAGGGCACTATTTTCAAAACGCCCTCCATGGCGAGGATATTTGCCTCATTGGTCAGGGTGGGTTTGGCGCCGTGCAGGGCACCGCGTTCCAACACCCCGTATACCATATCAGGCAAGCGCAGGTCGATGGCAAATTGGGCACTACCGTCCACTTTTTCCGGGATTTCGGTCCTGGGTATTTGGCTCCCGATCAGTTTAAAATCCTTAGGGTCTTTCAACGCTCCTTCTGTGAGATCGGGCAGGGTTTCAGGCATGGTCAAGTAGGGGACTAGTGCCCCGTACCTTATTTTTTTACCGCTCTTTTCATGCATAATTTCACTGGAACCCGTGGTCAATTCCTCCAAGGGCACCCCCCAGTGATTGGCTGCCGAATGTAACAATACATGGCGTGCCTGAGCTCCTGCGTTTCGCATGACGGTGTAGTAACTATTGGTAGTACGGCTTCCTACCGTAAACATCAGCTTGGTACCGGGTTGCCAACCGGGAGAACCATAGATGTCCGATTCTTGAGGTGAGAATTCTACATTCACTTTGGACCAATCGGCATCCATTTCCTCGGCAAAAATGACCGGCAAGGCCGTCATGGAACCCTGGCCCATTTCGGCAGCGGGATTATAGATGGTTATCTGTCCGTCTTCGGTAATCCGTACCCAAGAGGTAATATCGTGTTTCTTTGCATTGCCTTGCATACCCTTGGCATCCGTACAAGAAAGGAAATTGGGCAATAGGCCCGAAGCCCCAATAAAAAGCACGGCACCCCCAGAGGATTTTAGGAACTTTCTTCGGCCCAAGGTGTCTGTAATTTTTGTGTCATTCTTTTTCATGGCCTTAGGAAGTTGTAGTGGTTTGTTCCTTTGCCATTTCTATGGCCTCTAGGATTCGTAAATAGGTGCCACAGCGGCAAAGCACCCCGTTCATATGGCTTTTGATTTCTTCTCGTGACGGATTCGGATTTTTTTCCAAAAGTGCGGCGGCCTGCATGATCTGACCGGATTGGCAGTAACCACATTGTGGAACTTGGGCTTCTACCCATGCCTGTTGTAGGGGATGGTCACCACTATCGGAAAGACCCTCAATGGTCTTAATCTGTTGTTCTTCGGTAATGTTGTCTACCTGAAGCACGCAGGCCCTAACCGGATTCCCATCCAAATGGATGGTGCAGCTGCCGCATTGTGCAATGCCGCACCCGTATTTGGTACCCGTTAGTCCCAAATGTTCCCGTAATACCCAGAGCAAAGAGGTGCCGGGGGCTACATCCACCTCCTGTGCGATTCCGTTTATTAGTAATGTGTAGGAAGCCATAATCGTCTAGTTTCCGTTAAGTTACCAAAAAAAGGGGAGTGTTTTAGTTAGGGATGGAGTCTTTAACGTACTGTTAATGTAAAAGGACCTACTAATCCAGATTTAAAGCTGCTTGATTTACAACGCATCCCAAAATAGGCCGATTTACCTCCTAACATCAATTTGTTTTAGATGACACTCTTTAACAACCAAAAAAGCTCCCCTCCCGGAGTAGGGAGGGGTGTTTCGCAACAGCGGAACTTGAGGGTCGGGATCTTTGTTCCGATACTTTTTCCATCGCCGAAAAAGTATCCAAAAAGGCTAGGCTGATTTTGGGATACTTGAAATCCAAGCAGTCCTTGGTCCGCATCGCCCAGGCCGTTTCCGATTACATCGGAATACTCATTGGACGATTTCCTTTGCCCAATCCCAAGGACTTCCGGATTTACTACGCATCCCAAAAATAGGCCGTTTTAACCCTAAGCATATATTTATGTTACCTCACCTTTTTTAACATGAAAAAACAGCTCCACTCCCTGGTTAGGGAGGGGTGTTCCGCCATAGCGGAACGGGGAGGGTCGGGATCTTTGTTCCGATACTTTTTCCATCGCCGAAAAAGGTTTCAAAAAGGCTAGGCTGGAATTTTGGATTTCTCACATTCATTACATTCAGTTCGAAATGACATTGGAATTGCTTCAGTTATTTCGACAGAGTCCCGATAGTAATCGGGACGACGAGAAATCTCTTTCTATTATTAAAGATTTCTCATACTCGTTACCTCGACTTTTTTAACATGAAAAAAAAAGCTACCCTCCCTGAGTAGGGAGGGGTGTTTCGTGACAGCGGAATGGGGAGGGTCGAATGTATAACCAATTGATTCACAAAAAAACCTGCCACTTTTGATGACAGGTTTAGCCTAAATTCAATTATTTTATCGCTGTGCAAGCTCTAAGCTTCCATTGTTCCAAACCAGTATTTTGGTCTCTTTGCTCATCTTTTCCCAATCGGCGGCTTCATTATAGTTTTCCCCGATTTCTTTTTTATAGCGAATCTTTCCAGGGACCCCATGCATATCCTCAGGGAAAATGAATTCCTCCCAGAAATAATAGACCCCTGCATCGGATACCTGTGAAAGTCGGGCTACTTGGTACAGGGAACCTTCTTGTTGAAAAAGGTAAATACCACCACCTTCAACTCCACAGGCTTCTGCCAGATAATCCACAAACAGCATTCCCTCAATATTCGGGACACCTTTATTTCCCAGAGCACTCAAATAGAACTGGCTATTGGCCAATCGAGTAGATTTTTCAGTAAAACTGCCATCATCTTTTAAGGAACGGATCAAGAGATAGTCTTCATCGCCCGTTTTGCTCCGTCCGAAGAGATGTACCACATCTTGAATGGTTTTCTTTTCCAAGGCAATCAATCCGCCAAGTATATAGCCTTCTTTACCTTTGTAAGACACTTTATAGAAAGGATGATCAATCCCTTTGTAGCGCCAAGAGTTTTCGTGCTTTTCTTGTATCACCAAGGGTGAACCAATGGAAAGTGTTTTTAGTACTTTCGAATTCGTAGTTGGCGCTTCCCGTAGTTGTACCTGGTCGCCAAAAAGGTACACGGTTTGCCCGGGTTCAAAACCACAATCATCATAGATGCAGTGCGTTTTTTCTTGGGCATTGGTAAACAAACAGATGGTTAGTATGGTAAGGATGGACAATATCTGTTTTGCTTTCATCGTAAAGAAATTATGAATTAAATAAAGAACGTTGACCTAGCTAATGGTCTGTGCGAACCCGGTTCTTAATACCTACGTGCTGGTTGTACACTGTAGCTACTCCAATCGATGAAAAGTGAAGTTTTTAGGTTGAATTACTGGATTTATAAAATCATTAACAGTGATTTTAGGGTATGTTCTATCTATTTCAGAATAAAAGTGCCATCAAATCTAGAGTTCTACTCCAAGTTACGTTTAGGAACCCAACAATCCCGATTCTATTAGAGGAATCCGAAACCGTTCTGTTTCTGCATTGGTGTGTTCGGTCGCAAAAATGGCTGCGGCTTGTTCCAAAATATCTGGATGCTGGGCGGCAACATTTTGGGTTTCGGCAGGGTCTGTTTGTAGATTATACAGTTCTAAAGTAGGTGATTCATCATCCTTTAAATGTTGGCGAACGACCTTCCAATCGCCCATCCGAATGGCGACCTGCCCTCCATATTCCGGGAATTCCCAAAAAAGAAAATCGTGCTCTTGTTGTCCTCCTCCTTCTAACAAGGTGGGTAAAAAACTAATACCATCTGTATCAGCGGGTTTTTCAAAACCAATTAAGTCGGATAGTGTGGCCATCACATCATATTGAGCGGATACATGGTCGGTTCGCGTACCAGGTTGTATATGACCCGGCCAACTGGCAACCATAGGCACTCGGATACCTCCTTCATACACAAAGCCTTTTCCCTTTCCACGTTCCTCACCAAAAGGACCTGAGCTATTAAAGAAAGCACCATCGGTACCTCCGGTAAAGGTCACTCCATTGTCTGAGCTAAAAATAATAAGTGTATTCTCGTAGAGACCTTCTTTTTTAAGGTGGTCGATAAGTTTGCCCACATTTTCGTCCAAGTATGAAATCATGGCCGCGTAGCCTGCGTGCGGATTTTGATGTGGATAATATCCTTTATCGCCCAAATAGGGTTCTTCCGGTCCAAACTTTTCCTTGTAGTAGTCCACCCAGCGTTGCGGGGCCTGAATCGGGTTATGGGGAATGGGGGTGGCCCAATAAAAAAAGAAAGGGTCATTTTTCTTTTCAGAAATGAATTGTGTCATCTGTTCGAACATCAAATCCGGAGTATACTCGGTAAGATTATATGGCGCGTAACTTTCAGGATTGTTTGGGTCTGTTCCTTCAGGGAATTTGGTGGATGGGGGTACAGTATCGTTCTGAAGATGTACCCTATTTTCATTGTGATACAGATGAAGGGGATAATACGTATGTGCCTGTCGTTGGCAGTTGTAGCCAAAGAAAAAGTCGAATCCCATTTTTGTGGGAATGGACTCAGTATGTGGTGCTCCTAAGCCCCATTTGCCTACCATTCCGGTAGCATAGCCTTGTTCTTTCAGTTTTTTCGGTAGTAGCACCGTGTTGGAGGGTATGGGCCGCTGTCCCTCCAGGGTAGAATCTTTGGCCATAGCTCGATAGTCCCACACATCGCCCCGTACGCCCCATTCATCATTACCTCGAATGTAAGCATGCCCTGAATGCTTACCGGTCAACAGCATGTAACGGGCCGGGGCACAAACGGGTGCACTGGTATAATGTTGTGTGAAAAGCATACCGCTTTGAGCAAGGGCGTCGATGTTAGGTGTCTCTATCTTTTCCTGTCCATAAACCCCTAGTTCTCCGTACCCTAAATCATCGGCAAGAATGTAAATGATGTTTGGTTTGGTAACAGGTACCGACTTTTCCTGCGGTTCTTTACAGGAGATACTAAAAATAAGTAGCGCGGTTAAGGGATAAAATGCGACAAGTCTTCTGGAATAGTTCATTATTGACTATTAATGTTGGTTTCGAGTTTAATTTATTGATTTTAGAGTCTATATGAAAGATTTTAATCCCTTATATTTTTTGGATATAAAATAGCCTTTCATCATTTCAGTA
This genomic interval carries:
- a CDS encoding TFIIB-type zinc ribbon-containing protein, which codes for MSVDTYRTCQNCGTENLNRDYCKNCGEIININLKRKLERQQKAKDKSATQKVKKKNKITLFFEDAKQHENIVIRYTARFFYSIWIVVLAIGSFLALVFGYIAA
- a CDS encoding (2Fe-2S)-binding protein → MASYTLLINGIAQEVDVAPGTSLLWVLREHLGLTGTKYGCGIAQCGSCTIHLDGNPVRACVLQVDNITEEQQIKTIEGLSDSGDHPLQQAWVEAQVPQCGYCQSGQIMQAAALLEKNPNPSREEIKSHMNGVLCRCGTYLRILEAIEMAKEQTTTTS
- a CDS encoding GIY-YIG nuclease family protein, with the translated sequence MLFNYFVYIVTNENKTTLYIGVTNDIQRRLSQHYFDSQNTKKSFAGKYNCYYLLYYEGFESIEEAIQREKELKKWRREKKDKLITSFNPDWEFLNDQVI
- a CDS encoding arylsulfatase, which encodes MNYSRRLVAFYPLTALLIFSISCKEPQEKSVPVTKPNIIYILADDLGYGELGVYGQEKIETPNIDALAQSGMLFTQHYTSAPVCAPARYMLLTGKHSGHAYIRGNDEWGVRGDVWDYRAMAKDSTLEGQRPIPSNTVLLPKKLKEQGYATGMVGKWGLGAPHTESIPTKMGFDFFFGYNCQRQAHTYYPLHLYHNENRVHLQNDTVPPSTKFPEGTDPNNPESYAPYNLTEYTPDLMFEQMTQFISEKKNDPFFFYWATPIPHNPIQAPQRWVDYYKEKFGPEEPYLGDKGYYPHQNPHAGYAAMISYLDENVGKLIDHLKKEGLYENTLIIFSSDNGVTFTGGTDGAFFNSSGPFGEERGKGKGFVYEGGIRVPMVASWPGHIQPGTRTDHVSAQYDVMATLSDLIGFEKPADTDGISFLPTLLEGGGQQEHDFLFWEFPEYGGQVAIRMGDWKVVRQHLKDDESPTLELYNLQTDPAETQNVAAQHPDILEQAAAIFATEHTNAETERFRIPLIESGLLGS
- a CDS encoding alpha/beta hydrolase family protein, whose translation is MKGKKTYSLPFLVVLFLALCSARTLNAQEEFLYGDPLPDAPELAARGKHIVGVQTMKLLHKNQIDILNSKAGKEVFYDRPLTVEVWYPAALESASNALTTYEEVMGTRGDSLRPLIPFTFKGRAVRDAAPKTSEGKFPLVIVSHGYVGSRYLMTYLTENLASKGYVVVAIDHTDSTFRDANAFYSTLLNRAKDIKFVLNEMAALTNTPLGKITDANRTGIIGYSMGGYGVLNVGGAGYSDGAAGFFGQMTGGSTAIQSLVASNPDYQESIDPRVKAVVAFAPWGMARGVWDAEGLKGLKKPTFFIAGSQDDISGYENGIKALYEGAINADRYLLTYMNARHNVAPNPPPAESFSPALHIDEYYRYADSSWDQRKINNVNQHFVTAFLGTHLKGEDHSQLLDIPENSNEKDWPGFKPRSSTGMELLHAQGME
- a CDS encoding nucleoside deaminase, with translation MHENYMQMAITKAKEGKNAPTGGAFGAVIVLNDEIVCAVHNQVKKEQDITQHAELHAIQVAIKKLGKDGLKDCVLYTSCEPCMMCLGACHWAQFKAIYFGASAQDAKDYGYVYSNCYYQMDSDQRHKEFRMTQLLAKEAIAVWED
- a CDS encoding xanthine dehydrogenase family protein molybdopterin-binding subunit, which translates into the protein MKKNDTKITDTLGRRKFLKSSGGAVLFIGASGLLPNFLSCTDAKGMQGNAKKHDITSWVRITEDGQITIYNPAAEMGQGSMTALPVIFAEEMDADWSKVNVEFSPQESDIYGSPGWQPGTKLMFTVGSRTTNSYYTVMRNAGAQARHVLLHSAANHWGVPLEELTTGSSEIMHEKSGKKIRYGALVPYLTMPETLPDLTEGALKDPKDFKLIGSQIPRTEIPEKVDGSAQFAIDLRLPDMVYGVLERGALHGAKPTLTNEANILAMEGVLKIVPFDHAIGVVAMTLEAALKAKKALDIQWSDAQATGFNSQDMYPIYAQMASAPEKGSTVNEVGNVDQAFRTAAKTYEADFKNDYVYHAQMEPLNAVIQVAADGQSAEVWVGSQQGADTKLGIPDLLGIPHEAVNVHLQYLGGGFGRRSMNDFVLECGRLAQEMAPKPVKLLWTREDDVTYGCYRPLTLQRLKVSANAQGDITGFSHCVVGDGGNLVASGARNDHYAIPNQWVEWREASHGVRLKHWRSVGHGPNKFAIEAMLDEVAHDQGTDPVALRRKLMADSPRALATLNKVAEISNWDAPSPEGRAKGVAFVEHGSLGTGVCEISVDRNTGKINVHHFWIALDAGVVVQPDNVKAQMEGGIIMGISSVLKEQITIVDGQVQQSNYDNYPLLRMQEVPDSIETVIIPSAEHPEGVGETATPMVAGAIANAFLKLTGKRLRHLPFTPDRVLEVLNS
- a CDS encoding SH3 domain-containing protein, which codes for MKAKQILSILTILTICLFTNAQEKTHCIYDDCGFEPGQTVYLFGDQVQLREAPTTNSKVLKTLSIGSPLVIQEKHENSWRYKGIDHPFYKVSYKGKEGYILGGLIALEKKTIQDVVHLFGRSKTGDEDYLLIRSLKDDGSFTEKSTRLANSQFYLSALGNKGVPNIEGMLFVDYLAEACGVEGGGIYLFQQEGSLYQVARLSQVSDAGVYYFWEEFIFPEDMHGVPGKIRYKKEIGENYNEAADWEKMSKETKILVWNNGSLELAQR
- a CDS encoding DUF7103 family protein gives rise to the protein MNLQDMKITAQKAGKKVVKEVDHFAKLERFIAAVLIFTPAILYWADLGCRDTFRDSISNYHFMWAGHWFGSLLTLAAALFIYNGAQHMSAQKEKQALVKKAKSRFGKGYNIIFGVALFGVLFFDHITFKWTHYIFASIFFVGCALAMILTRESRINTLGDVLGVLTLVFLGFHLLLEYLVWKDHNPFTLLWAEWIGLILIAIYFIAESLQRDRQEVAAHLYD